A single window of Leptolyngbya ohadii IS1 DNA harbors:
- a CDS encoding bromodomain-containing protein has protein sequence MDFKYRWKNGTPPTRDQAASSDSLLDESQFTNEKDRQIAEEMARKQLDVPTRIPDEDRPTLPHADSHSVEGEEIL, from the coding sequence ATGGACTTTAAATACCGATGGAAGAATGGTACACCCCCAACGCGAGATCAGGCAGCATCCAGCGATAGCCTTTTGGACGAAAGCCAGTTCACCAATGAAAAAGATCGGCAAATAGCAGAAGAAATGGCAAGAAAACAATTAGATGTGCCAACTCGAATTCCCGACGAAGATCGTCCTACCCTTCCCCACGCTGACTCCCATTCAGTAGAGGGCGAAGAGATTCTATAG
- the ilvA gene encoding threonine ammonia-lyase, biosynthetic, producing the protein MHSDYLERILTARVYDVAQETPLEDASNLSRRLNNRLLLKREDMQSVFSFKLRGAYNKMAKLPPDLLAQGVIAASAGNHAQGVALGAKRLGTRAIIVMPVTTPQVKIDAVKARGGEVVLHGDTYDDAYAYARELEAEKGLTFIHPFDDPDVIAGQGTIGMEILRQCQQPIHAIFVAIGGGGLISGIAAYVKRLHPEIKIIGVEPVDADAMSQSLKSGERIRLPQVGLFADGVAVRQVGEETFRLCQQYIDEIILVDTDDTCAAIKDVFEDTRSILEPAGALAIAAAKTYVEREGIENQTLIAVACGANMNFDRLRFVAERAELGERREAIFAVTIPEERGSLRKFCECMGKRNLTEFNYRIADDREAHIFVGVQIENRADGARMVQTFENCGFKTLDLTDNELAKLHLRHMVGGRSPLAENELLYRFEFPERPGALMKFVTSMSPNWNISLFHYRNHGSDCGRIVVGMQVPPHEMNEWEAFLETLGYRYWDENQNPAYTLFLG; encoded by the coding sequence ATGCACTCTGATTATTTAGAACGGATTCTTACGGCTCGTGTCTACGATGTGGCTCAGGAAACGCCTCTGGAAGATGCGTCAAACCTGTCCCGCCGCCTGAACAATCGGCTGCTGCTGAAGCGCGAGGATATGCAGTCCGTGTTTTCGTTTAAGCTGCGCGGCGCATACAACAAGATGGCAAAGCTGCCGCCCGATCTGCTGGCTCAGGGGGTCATTGCGGCATCGGCAGGGAATCACGCGCAGGGTGTGGCGCTGGGAGCAAAGCGTCTGGGAACTCGTGCCATTATTGTCATGCCTGTTACTACGCCACAAGTCAAAATCGACGCTGTAAAAGCACGGGGTGGCGAAGTTGTGCTGCACGGCGATACCTATGACGATGCCTACGCCTATGCCCGCGAGCTTGAAGCTGAGAAAGGCTTGACCTTTATCCACCCCTTCGACGATCCGGATGTGATTGCCGGACAGGGGACGATCGGCATGGAAATTTTGCGCCAGTGTCAGCAGCCCATTCATGCCATTTTTGTGGCGATCGGTGGGGGTGGTTTAATCTCCGGCATCGCGGCTTATGTGAAGCGGCTCCATCCGGAAATCAAGATTATCGGCGTGGAACCCGTGGATGCAGACGCAATGTCCCAATCCCTTAAGAGCGGAGAGCGCATCCGTTTGCCCCAGGTGGGTCTGTTTGCCGACGGAGTAGCGGTGCGACAGGTGGGAGAAGAAACCTTCCGGCTCTGCCAGCAGTACATTGATGAAATTATCCTGGTCGACACAGACGATACCTGCGCTGCCATCAAAGATGTGTTTGAGGATACCCGATCCATCCTGGAGCCTGCCGGGGCGTTAGCCATTGCTGCGGCTAAGACCTACGTGGAGCGGGAAGGCATTGAGAACCAAACCCTGATTGCCGTTGCCTGTGGCGCAAACATGAACTTCGATCGCCTGCGGTTTGTAGCAGAACGAGCAGAGCTGGGCGAACGACGGGAAGCCATTTTTGCCGTCACCATTCCCGAGGAACGGGGCAGCCTGCGGAAGTTCTGTGAGTGTATGGGCAAGCGGAACCTCACCGAGTTTAACTACCGGATTGCGGACGATCGGGAGGCGCATATCTTCGTCGGCGTGCAGATCGAGAACCGGGCAGACGGAGCAAGAATGGTGCAGACCTTTGAGAACTGCGGCTTCAAAACCCTGGATTTGACGGACAACGAACTGGCGAAACTGCATCTGCGGCACATGGTAGGCGGGCGATCGCCTTTGGCAGAAAACGAGCTGCTCTACCGCTTCGAGTTTCCCGAACGTCCGGGAGCGCTGATGAAATTTGTAACGTCCATGAGTCCGAACTGGAACATCAGTCTGTTCCACTATCGCAACCACGGCTCCGACTGCGGCAGAATCGTTGTGGGAATGCAGGTCCCCCCCCACGAGATGAACGAATGGGAGGCGTTTCTGGAGACGCTGGGCTATCGCTACTGGGATGAAAATCAAAACCCGGCGTACACGCTGTTTCTAGGGTAG
- a CDS encoding bactofilin family protein — protein MFKRSQTPALTYISATTEIQGTLHVEGNLRVDGIIHGTVEVRGDMEISQSGLVEGPELRANNIVVQGVVKSRVVAEGRLTLTRTARLEGDVTAHSLDIEAGAHYLGHIATNDNDIDNDMKSLPLAPSYPELVGQEVPPPEHSIENSGLR, from the coding sequence ATGTTTAAGCGCAGTCAGACCCCCGCTCTCACCTACATCAGCGCCACCACAGAAATCCAGGGAACGCTCCACGTGGAAGGCAATTTACGAGTAGACGGCATTATCCACGGCACGGTGGAAGTGCGGGGCGATATGGAAATTTCCCAGTCCGGTCTGGTCGAAGGTCCGGAGCTACGGGCAAATAATATTGTGGTACAGGGCGTGGTGAAATCCAGAGTGGTTGCCGAAGGACGGCTGACCCTCACCCGCACAGCTCGATTGGAGGGCGATGTCACTGCCCATTCCCTAGACATTGAGGCGGGTGCACACTATTTGGGGCATATTGCCACCAATGACAATGACATTGACAATGACATGAAATCCCTTCCCCTTGCGCCTTCCTATCCAGAGCTGGTCGGACAGGAAGTTCCCCCGCCGGAGCATTCGATCGAGAATTCGGGGCTACGGTAG
- the psbA gene encoding photosystem II q(b) protein produces MTTTLQKRDSAGLWERFCDWITSTDNRVYIGWFGVIMIPTLLSATICYIIAFIAAPPVDIDGIREPVAGSLLYGNNIITGAVIPSSNAIGLHFYPIWEAASMDEWLYNGGPYQLVVFHFLIGCFCYLGRQWELSYRLGMRPWICVAYSAPLASATAVFLIYPIGQGSFSDGMPLGISGTFNFMFVFQAEHNILMHPFHMLGVAAVFGGSLFSAMHGSLVTSSLVRETSENESQNYGYKFGQEEETYNIVAAHGYFGRLIFQYASFNNSRSLHFFLGAWPVVGIWFTALGISTMAFNLNGFNFNQSILDSQGRVVNTWADLLNRANLGMEVMHERNAHNFPLDLAAGAETPVALTAPAING; encoded by the coding sequence ATGACAACTACTCTTCAGAAGCGCGATAGCGCTGGTCTGTGGGAGCGTTTCTGCGATTGGATTACGTCTACCGACAACCGGGTTTATATCGGCTGGTTCGGCGTAATTATGATCCCGACGCTGCTTTCGGCAACCATCTGTTACATCATTGCTTTCATCGCTGCTCCTCCCGTGGACATTGATGGTATTCGTGAGCCTGTGGCAGGTTCGCTGCTCTACGGAAACAACATCATTACGGGCGCGGTTATTCCCTCGTCGAATGCGATCGGTCTGCACTTCTACCCCATCTGGGAAGCCGCTTCGATGGATGAGTGGCTGTACAACGGCGGTCCCTACCAGCTGGTTGTGTTCCACTTCCTGATTGGCTGCTTCTGCTACCTGGGTCGTCAGTGGGAGCTTTCCTACCGTCTCGGTATGCGCCCCTGGATCTGCGTGGCTTACTCTGCGCCCCTGGCATCGGCAACGGCTGTGTTCCTGATCTACCCGATCGGACAGGGGTCGTTCTCGGATGGGATGCCCCTGGGTATCTCTGGCACGTTCAACTTCATGTTCGTGTTTCAGGCAGAGCACAACATCCTGATGCACCCCTTCCACATGCTGGGCGTAGCAGCCGTCTTTGGCGGTTCGCTGTTCTCCGCAATGCACGGTTCGCTCGTAACCTCCTCTTTGGTGCGGGAAACCTCTGAGAACGAGTCGCAGAACTACGGCTACAAGTTTGGACAAGAGGAAGAAACCTACAACATCGTGGCAGCTCACGGCTACTTCGGTCGGTTGATCTTCCAATACGCTTCGTTCAACAACAGCCGCTCTCTGCACTTCTTCCTGGGTGCGTGGCCCGTTGTAGGCATCTGGTTCACGGCTTTGGGAATCAGCACGATGGCGTTCAACCTGAACGGGTTCAACTTCAACCAGAGCATCCTGGATTCTCAAGGTCGTGTAGTGAACACCTGGGCAGACCTGTTGAACCGCGCCAACCTGGGTATGGAAGTGATGCACGAGCGTAATGCTCACAACTTCCCCCTTGATCTGGCTGCGGGCGCAGAGACTCCGGTTGCCCTCACCGCACCTGCCATTAACGGCTAA
- a CDS encoding alpha/beta fold hydrolase — protein sequence MPQFQPPGFTQHIITTSLGVMVYYTPTERPWRGHPEVGEDLPPLVFLHSLGGGSSAYEWSKVYPAFAPDYRVIAPDLVGWGRSTHPVRDYQPEDYFQMVTELLEKIGEPATIVSASLTGGLMIRLAIQRPDLIRSLFLVSPAGYADFDSNYGNGLPAKIAGIPGIDRLLYSAGAANEFAVRNFLENFLFADRSRVTQEMVEAYLASAQQLNGEYSALASLRGDLCFDLSLYMRQLTVPTIFVWGEKSRFGSPAFGKRLAALNSQAVREFWTISDAGVLPHLETPAIVIGLLRKALAELEFMKAR from the coding sequence ATGCCCCAGTTCCAACCCCCCGGATTTACCCAGCACATTATCACCACCTCCCTGGGTGTGATGGTTTACTACACGCCGACGGAGCGTCCCTGGCGCGGACATCCCGAAGTGGGGGAAGATTTACCGCCGCTGGTATTTTTGCACAGTCTGGGGGGCGGGTCATCGGCATATGAGTGGTCAAAGGTGTATCCAGCTTTTGCGCCCGACTATCGCGTGATTGCACCTGACCTGGTTGGTTGGGGACGATCGACCCATCCGGTGCGGGACTATCAGCCGGAAGATTACTTTCAAATGGTGACGGAGCTATTGGAAAAAATTGGCGAACCTGCCACGATCGTCTCTGCGTCGCTGACGGGGGGGCTGATGATTCGGCTGGCAATTCAGCGTCCAGACCTGATTCGATCGCTGTTTCTAGTCTCCCCCGCAGGCTATGCCGATTTCGACTCCAACTACGGCAACGGACTTCCGGCGAAGATTGCAGGCATTCCGGGAATCGATCGCTTGCTCTACAGTGCGGGAGCTGCCAATGAATTTGCGGTGCGGAATTTTCTGGAGAATTTTCTGTTTGCCGATCGATCGCGCGTCACGCAGGAAATGGTAGAAGCATATCTGGCTTCGGCGCAGCAGCTCAACGGGGAATACTCGGCTTTGGCGTCCCTGCGGGGAGATTTGTGCTTCGATCTGTCCCTGTATATGCGCCAATTGACTGTTCCTACCATTTTCGTTTGGGGAGAAAAGTCTCGTTTTGGCAGCCCGGCTTTCGGTAAGCGATTGGCGGCTCTTAATTCTCAGGCAGTGCGCGAGTTTTGGACAATTTCAGATGCAGGAGTGTTGCCGCACCTGGAGACTCCGGCGATCGTGATTGGTTTGCTGCGAAAAGCTCTTGCCGAACTGGAGTTTATGAAAGCGCGTTAA